A window from Micromonospora terminaliae encodes these proteins:
- a CDS encoding RIO1 family regulatory kinase/ATPase, protein MRDHDFPAPQRRGRGKSRFDDDESTFLKRGRHAEPVLADPDAEPDGEDRWSSWDQAVHGPEPHPDWLVTELAAKDTELGVLKTGKEADVHLVRRAVPETGRGCLLAAKRYRDPQHRLFHRDAGYLEGRRVRRSREMRAMAGRTSFGRQMIAGQWAAAEFAALARLWEIGAASGRIAVPYPVQLLGTELMLEFVGDAEAGEAAPRLAQLRPEGADLRDLWEQLVDALVVLARAGYAHGDLSPYNLLVHAGRLVMIDLPQVVDVVANPQGAEFLGRDVRVVGTWFTARGLPAADTDPEVLTEVLLREAGLR, encoded by the coding sequence GTGCGCGATCACGACTTCCCGGCGCCGCAGCGCCGTGGCCGCGGCAAGAGCCGCTTCGACGACGACGAATCCACCTTCCTGAAGCGGGGCCGGCACGCCGAGCCGGTCCTCGCCGACCCCGACGCCGAGCCGGACGGGGAGGACCGCTGGTCCTCCTGGGACCAGGCCGTGCACGGGCCCGAACCCCACCCGGACTGGCTGGTCACCGAGCTGGCCGCGAAGGACACCGAGCTGGGGGTGCTGAAGACCGGCAAGGAGGCGGACGTCCACCTCGTCCGCCGGGCCGTGCCGGAGACCGGCCGCGGCTGCCTGCTGGCGGCCAAGCGGTACCGGGATCCCCAGCACCGCCTGTTCCACCGTGACGCCGGCTACCTGGAGGGGCGCCGGGTGCGCCGCTCCCGGGAGATGCGGGCGATGGCCGGCCGGACCTCGTTCGGCCGGCAGATGATCGCCGGGCAGTGGGCGGCGGCCGAGTTCGCCGCGCTCGCCCGGCTCTGGGAGATCGGCGCCGCGTCCGGGCGGATCGCCGTGCCCTACCCGGTGCAGCTGCTCGGCACCGAGCTGATGCTGGAGTTCGTGGGTGACGCCGAGGCCGGCGAGGCCGCGCCCCGGCTGGCCCAGCTCCGGCCCGAGGGCGCCGACCTGCGCGACCTGTGGGAGCAACTGGTGGACGCCCTGGTCGTCCTCGCCCGCGCCGGGTACGCCCACGGCGACCTGTCCCCGTACAACCTGCTGGTGCACGCGGGGCGGCTGGTCATGATCGACCTGCCGCAGGTGGTCGACGTGGTGGCCAACCCGCAGGGCGCGGAGTTCCTGGGCCGGGACGTCCGCGTGGTCGGCACCTGGTTCACCGCCCGCGGCCTGCCCGCCGCGGACACCGATCCGGAGGTGCTGACCGAGGTGCTGCTGCGGGAGGCGGGCCTGCGCTGA
- a CDS encoding HAD family hydrolase, with translation MPLLLLDLDNTLLDRDRPFRAWGERFLDSIGAPPTDIDWLLSVDADGLTDRWDVADAIRDRYGLRIPSIDLVEELHDGVVEFTRLDPLVACALRIADDAGWVPVVVTNGTSRQQDAKIRRTGLDRYVADWVISEEAGVSKPNPRIFTLAAQRARLPLRGAWVIGDSPEADIGGATAVGLPSVWLHRGRRWSDTRFAPTRTVDGPIAAVAAVLAG, from the coding sequence GTGCCGTTGCTCCTGCTCGATCTGGACAACACGCTGCTCGACCGCGACCGGCCGTTCCGTGCCTGGGGTGAGCGGTTCCTGGACAGCATCGGCGCGCCGCCCACCGACATCGACTGGTTGCTCTCGGTGGACGCCGACGGCCTCACCGACCGCTGGGACGTCGCCGACGCCATCCGGGACCGGTACGGGCTGCGCATCCCCTCCATCGACCTGGTCGAGGAGCTGCACGACGGCGTGGTGGAGTTCACCCGGCTGGACCCCCTGGTGGCCTGCGCGCTGCGGATCGCCGACGACGCCGGCTGGGTGCCCGTCGTCGTCACCAACGGCACGTCCCGCCAGCAGGACGCCAAGATCCGCCGGACCGGGCTGGACCGCTACGTCGCCGACTGGGTGATCTCCGAGGAGGCCGGGGTCAGCAAGCCCAACCCGCGGATCTTCACGCTGGCCGCCCAGCGGGCGCGGCTGCCACTGCGCGGCGCCTGGGTGATCGGCGACAGCCCCGAGGCGGACATCGGCGGCGCGACGGCGGTCGGTCTGCCCAGCGTCTGGCTGCACCGCGGGCGCCGCTGGTCGGACACCCGGTTCGCGCCCACCCGCACGGTGGACGGGCCGATCGCCGCGGTGGCCGCCGTCCTGGCCGGCTGA
- a CDS encoding carbon-nitrogen hydrolase family protein has product MTPQAVPLPTSPLTVATVQAEPVPGDVAGNAATAARLVGRAAGARVVVLPELFLPAYHPPTLGADPAGTDVAADPEGRVEDARLDPLRAAARDGGTCVVIGAAVRHPDGRRTISSLVIDPAGAVTAAYDKQQLWSGERELFDAGRRGASLRVEGWLFGLGICYDGCFPEHGRAAALDGAHGYLCPSGYLAGSEHRRDLYYAARALDNTMYVVFANSVDGADPWRFNGGAAVYEPEGRPLVRGADTGEDVLVATLDPAPLAATRAAHTMLTDRLPDQGLARTTLIG; this is encoded by the coding sequence GTGACCCCCCAGGCCGTGCCCCTCCCCACCAGCCCGCTGACCGTGGCCACCGTGCAGGCCGAGCCCGTGCCCGGTGACGTCGCCGGCAACGCCGCCACCGCCGCCCGCCTCGTCGGCCGGGCCGCCGGCGCCCGGGTCGTGGTGCTGCCCGAGCTGTTCCTGCCCGCGTACCACCCGCCGACCCTGGGCGCCGACCCGGCCGGCACCGACGTGGCGGCCGACCCCGAGGGCCGGGTCGAGGACGCACGGCTGGACCCGCTGCGCGCCGCAGCCCGCGACGGCGGGACCTGCGTGGTGATCGGCGCGGCCGTCCGGCACCCCGACGGGCGGCGCACCATCTCCTCGCTGGTGATCGACCCGGCCGGCGCGGTCACCGCTGCGTACGACAAGCAGCAGCTCTGGAGCGGCGAGCGCGAGCTGTTCGACGCCGGCCGGCGGGGCGCCTCGCTGCGGGTCGAGGGCTGGCTGTTCGGCCTCGGCATCTGCTATGACGGCTGCTTCCCGGAGCACGGCCGCGCCGCCGCCCTCGACGGCGCGCACGGCTACCTCTGCCCGAGCGGCTACCTGGCCGGCTCCGAGCACCGCCGCGACCTCTACTACGCCGCGCGCGCCCTGGACAACACCATGTACGTGGTCTTCGCCAACTCGGTCGACGGCGCGGACCCGTGGCGGTTCAACGGCGGCGCCGCCGTCTACGAGCCGGAGGGCCGGCCGCTGGTCCGGGGCGCGGACACCGGCGAGGACGTGCTGGTGGCGACACTCGACCCGGCCCCCCTCGCCGCCACCCGCGCGGCACACACCATGCTCACCGACCGCCTGCCCGACCAGGGCCTCGCCCGAACGACGCTCATCGGCTGA
- a CDS encoding TetR/AcrR family transcriptional regulator has translation MPRVSQDQLDARRQEILGAARACFARHGYEGATVRRLEEATGLSRGAIFHHFRDKDSLFLAVAEDDAAVMVETVARNGLVQVMRDLLARAVSPDTTGWLGSQLEVSRRLRTDPAFARRWAERSAAIAEATRERLLRQREAGVLRDDVPIDVLAQFLELAYDGLVLHLAMGRPAGDLGRVLDLVEEAVRRH, from the coding sequence GTGCCCAGAGTAAGCCAGGACCAGCTCGACGCGCGCCGCCAGGAGATCCTCGGCGCCGCACGGGCGTGTTTCGCCCGACACGGTTACGAGGGTGCCACCGTCCGCCGGCTGGAGGAGGCCACCGGGCTCTCCCGGGGCGCGATCTTCCATCACTTCCGCGACAAGGACTCGCTCTTCCTCGCCGTGGCCGAGGACGACGCGGCGGTCATGGTGGAGACCGTGGCCCGCAACGGCCTGGTCCAGGTGATGCGCGACCTGCTGGCCCGGGCGGTCTCCCCGGACACCACCGGCTGGCTCGGCAGCCAGCTCGAGGTCTCCCGGCGGCTGCGCACCGACCCCGCGTTCGCCCGGCGCTGGGCGGAACGTTCGGCGGCCATCGCCGAGGCCACCCGGGAGCGCCTGCTCCGCCAGCGCGAGGCCGGGGTGCTCCGCGACGACGTGCCGATCGACGTGCTGGCCCAGTTCCTGGAGCTGGCGTACGACGGGCTCGTGCTGCACCTGGCCATGGGGCGTCCCGCCGGTGACCTGGGCCGGGTGCTCGACCTCGTCGAGGAGGCCGTGCGCCGGCACTGA
- a CDS encoding TIGR04222 domain-containing membrane protein, whose translation MNVLAGDTWGVPGPVFLRWYVVAAVVLVAGALVYRWRALAGTPVHDDGPLGPQQAAYLNGGDQLAVWTALGGLRRAGAVGVRPDRRLTAGGPLPAGVTPLDQAIHHAANRHLRSRELGQDEWVRRALDELRDGLVRRGLALDQERRATLRRGALLVGALLALGFVRAFVGLSNSRPVGWLMLTLVPLFLAFLLLNRVPWRTRAATRALRDLRRRHTWLRPSAAPAYATYGPSDAAMGVALFGTATLWSMDPGFSEQAEIQRQAMGSAGSAGGSCGGGSSGGGGSSCGGGSSCGGGGGCGGGGCGG comes from the coding sequence ATGAATGTCCTCGCGGGCGACACCTGGGGCGTCCCCGGCCCCGTCTTCCTCCGCTGGTACGTCGTGGCGGCCGTCGTGCTGGTCGCCGGCGCCCTGGTGTACCGGTGGCGCGCACTGGCCGGCACCCCGGTGCACGACGATGGGCCCCTCGGGCCGCAGCAGGCCGCGTACCTCAACGGGGGCGACCAGCTCGCCGTCTGGACCGCGCTCGGCGGGCTGCGCCGCGCCGGGGCGGTCGGCGTACGCCCCGACCGGCGGCTCACCGCCGGCGGCCCGCTGCCGGCCGGCGTCACCCCGCTGGACCAGGCCATCCATCACGCGGCCAACCGGCACCTGCGCTCCCGGGAGCTGGGCCAGGACGAGTGGGTCCGGCGCGCCCTCGACGAGCTGCGCGACGGCCTCGTGCGCCGCGGGCTGGCCCTGGACCAGGAGCGGCGGGCGACGCTGCGCCGCGGCGCGCTGCTCGTGGGCGCCCTGCTGGCGCTCGGCTTCGTCCGGGCCTTCGTCGGCCTGTCCAACAGCCGGCCGGTCGGCTGGCTGATGCTCACCCTGGTGCCGCTGTTCCTCGCGTTCCTCCTGCTCAACCGGGTGCCGTGGCGCACCCGGGCGGCCACCCGCGCGCTGCGCGACCTGCGCCGCCGGCACACCTGGCTGCGGCCGAGCGCCGCGCCGGCCTACGCCACCTACGGCCCGTCCGACGCCGCGATGGGCGTCGCGCTGTTCGGCACGGCCACCCTCTGGAGCATGGACCCGGGCTTCTCGGAGCAGGCCGAGATCCAGCGCCAGGCCATGGGGTCGGCCGGCAGCGCGGGCGGTTCCTGCGGAGGCGGCAGCTCCGGCGGGGGCGGCAGCTCGTGCGGCGGGGGCAGCTCCTGCGGGGGCGGTGGCGGCTGCGGCGGTGGCGGGTGCGGCGGATGA
- a CDS encoding DUF692 domain-containing protein, with translation MTGPSGVGIGWRPEIAGFVAGLPGLRFVEVVAETVAPAGPLPDGLAELRGRGVIVVPHGVKLSLGGAEPVDPARVAHLAGVAAALGAPLVSEHIAFVRAGGVEAGHLLPLPRSREAVAAVVANVRRAQAELPVPLALEPIAALFDWPDDELDEADFLTEILDATGALLLLDVANVHANACNRGGDPAGLLDRLPLDRIAYVHVAGGAEHGGFYHDTHTDPVPAEVLDLVRELCDRRRPPALLLERDGHYPPATELRGELDALAAASGYPVVT, from the coding sequence ATGACCGGCCCGTCGGGCGTGGGCATCGGGTGGCGGCCGGAGATCGCCGGCTTCGTGGCCGGCCTGCCCGGGCTGCGGTTCGTCGAGGTGGTCGCCGAGACGGTCGCCCCGGCCGGGCCGCTCCCCGACGGCCTGGCCGAGTTGCGCGGTCGGGGCGTCATCGTCGTACCCCACGGGGTGAAGCTCTCCCTCGGCGGCGCGGAACCGGTCGATCCGGCCCGGGTGGCGCACCTGGCCGGCGTGGCCGCGGCGCTGGGCGCGCCGCTGGTCAGCGAGCACATCGCGTTCGTGCGGGCGGGCGGCGTGGAGGCCGGTCACCTGCTCCCGCTGCCCCGCAGCCGGGAGGCGGTGGCCGCGGTGGTGGCCAACGTGCGGCGGGCGCAGGCGGAGCTGCCGGTGCCGCTGGCTCTGGAGCCGATCGCCGCGCTCTTCGACTGGCCCGACGACGAGCTGGACGAGGCCGACTTCCTCACCGAGATCCTCGACGCCACGGGCGCACTGCTGCTGCTCGACGTGGCCAACGTGCACGCCAACGCCTGCAACCGGGGCGGTGACCCGGCCGGCCTGCTGGACCGGTTGCCGCTGGACCGGATCGCCTACGTGCACGTGGCCGGCGGCGCCGAGCACGGCGGTTTCTACCACGACACGCACACCGACCCGGTCCCCGCCGAGGTTCTCGACCTGGTCCGCGAGCTGTGCGACCGGCGCCGTCCCCCGGCCCTGCTGCTGGAACGCGACGGCCACTACCCGCCCGCCACCGAGCTGCGCGGCGAGCTGGACGCCCTGGCCGCCGCCTCCGGATACCCGGTGGTCACGTGA
- a CDS encoding SDR family oxidoreductase encodes MDLGLANRVYVLTGASGGLGFATAEQLVADGARVVISSRAPERVAAAVEALGGPERVIGLTADLTDPGTPERLVAAAREQFGRLDGALISVGGPPRGTAAQVTDEQWRESFETVFLGTVRTARTVAAALTDGGAIGLVLSTSVRSPLPGLGISNGLRPGLAGVAKDLADEHGPRGVRVVSLLPGRIMTDRNRELLAAGGDAERARAEAEASIPLGRIGDPAEFGRVAAFLLSPAAGYVTGVTVPVDGGALRGL; translated from the coding sequence ATGGATCTCGGACTCGCCAACCGGGTGTACGTGCTGACCGGCGCCTCGGGCGGTCTCGGCTTCGCCACCGCCGAGCAGCTCGTCGCCGACGGCGCCCGCGTGGTGATCTCGTCGCGCGCCCCGGAGCGGGTGGCTGCCGCCGTCGAGGCGCTCGGCGGGCCGGAGCGGGTCATCGGGCTGACCGCCGACCTCACCGACCCGGGCACCCCGGAGCGGCTCGTCGCGGCGGCACGCGAGCAGTTCGGCCGGCTCGACGGGGCGCTGATCTCGGTGGGCGGCCCGCCCCGGGGCACCGCCGCCCAGGTCACCGACGAGCAGTGGCGCGAGTCCTTCGAGACGGTCTTCCTGGGCACCGTCCGCACCGCGCGCACGGTGGCCGCCGCGCTCACCGACGGGGGCGCCATCGGGTTGGTGCTCTCCACCTCGGTACGCAGCCCGCTGCCCGGGCTCGGCATCTCCAACGGCCTGCGCCCGGGCCTGGCCGGGGTGGCCAAGGACCTGGCCGACGAGCACGGCCCCCGCGGCGTACGCGTGGTGAGCCTGCTGCCGGGGCGGATCATGACCGACCGGAACCGGGAACTCCTGGCAGCCGGCGGCGACGCGGAGCGGGCCCGCGCCGAGGCGGAGGCGTCGATCCCGCTGGGCCGGATCGGCGACCCCGCCGAGTTCGGCCGGGTGGCCGCCTTCCTGCTCTCCCCCGCCGCCGGCTACGTCACCGGGGTCACCGTGCCGGTCGACGGCGGCGCGCTGCGCGGCCTGTGA
- the mug gene encoding G/U mismatch-specific DNA glycosylase, translating to MSDRRRPAGGRPDPAPGSPARRYPRPSKEQLAAAADRLLPDVIAPGLDVLFVGINPGLWSAATGWHFARPGNRFWPALHRGGFTPRQLHPSEQDELPGLGLGITNMVARASARADELTAEELVEGARELTAKVARYRPRWVAVVGVTAYRIGFARPKAGFGPQPEPLAAARLWVLPNPSGLNAHFTPETLGAAFGELRAAVTAGG from the coding sequence GTGAGCGACCGACGCCGCCCCGCCGGCGGCCGGCCGGACCCCGCACCCGGCTCGCCGGCCCGGCGCTATCCCCGACCCAGCAAGGAACAGCTCGCGGCGGCCGCCGACCGGCTCCTCCCGGACGTCATCGCGCCCGGTCTGGACGTGCTCTTCGTCGGGATCAACCCGGGCCTGTGGTCGGCGGCCACGGGCTGGCACTTCGCCCGCCCGGGCAACCGGTTCTGGCCGGCGCTGCACCGGGGCGGCTTCACCCCACGCCAGTTGCACCCCAGCGAGCAGGACGAGCTGCCCGGCCTCGGGCTGGGCATCACCAACATGGTGGCCCGGGCCAGCGCCCGCGCCGACGAGCTGACCGCCGAGGAGCTGGTCGAGGGGGCGCGGGAGCTGACCGCCAAGGTGGCGCGGTACCGGCCGCGCTGGGTGGCGGTGGTCGGGGTGACGGCGTACCGGATCGGGTTCGCCCGGCCGAAGGCGGGCTTCGGGCCGCAGCCGGAACCCCTCGCGGCGGCCCGGCTCTGGGTGCTGCCCAACCCGAGCGGCTTGAACGCGCACTTCACCCCGGAGACGCTCGGGGCCGCCTTCGGTGAGCTGCGCGCCGCGGTGACCGCCGGCGGCTAG
- the map gene encoding type I methionyl aminopeptidase produces the protein MIEILSPTELPRARAAGALVADILRTLRSRCEVGTNLLDIDRWAQAMITEAGGKSCYVDYEPSFGRGPFGHYICTSVNDAVLHGLPHDYALADGDLLTLDLAVSSGGVVADSAVSFVVGGAEPPESVALIGATERALRAGIAAAGPGARIGDISHAIGSVLREAGYTVNTEFGGHGVGSTMHQDPHVPNTGRPGRGYRLRPGLLLALEPWVMADTAELRTDADGWTLRSATGCRTAHSEHTIAITEDGAEVLTLPRQA, from the coding sequence ATGATCGAGATCCTGAGCCCCACCGAGCTGCCCCGAGCCAGGGCGGCCGGCGCCCTGGTCGCCGACATCCTGCGGACCCTGCGGAGTCGCTGCGAGGTGGGCACGAACCTCCTGGACATCGACCGCTGGGCCCAGGCCATGATCACCGAGGCCGGCGGGAAGTCCTGCTACGTCGACTACGAGCCGTCCTTCGGACGCGGGCCTTTCGGGCACTACATCTGCACGTCGGTCAACGATGCCGTGCTCCACGGGCTGCCCCACGACTACGCGCTCGCCGACGGCGATCTGCTGACGCTCGACCTCGCCGTCTCCAGCGGCGGGGTGGTCGCCGACTCGGCCGTCAGCTTCGTCGTGGGCGGCGCGGAGCCGCCGGAGAGCGTCGCGCTGATCGGCGCGACCGAGCGCGCGTTGCGGGCGGGGATCGCCGCGGCCGGGCCGGGGGCGCGCATCGGTGACATCTCCCATGCCATCGGTTCGGTCCTCCGCGAGGCGGGCTACACGGTCAACACCGAGTTCGGTGGTCATGGCGTCGGGTCGACGATGCACCAGGACCCGCACGTCCCGAACACGGGGCGGCCCGGCCGGGGATACCGGCTGCGCCCCGGGCTGTTGCTGGCCCTGGAGCCGTGGGTCATGGCGGACACCGCCGAGCTCCGCACCGACGCCGACGGCTGGACGCTGCGCAGCGCGACCGGCTGCCGGACGGCGCACAGCGAGCACACGATCGCCATCACCGAGGACGGGGCCGAGGTGCTCACCCTGCCGAGGCAGGCGTGA
- a CDS encoding helix-turn-helix transcriptional regulator, with protein MVRLPLTPAEVERGQRLGALLRQARGERSMLVTALDAGVSPETLRKIESGRVATPAFPTIAAIADVLGLSLDAVWAEINQADGAAGPARSGRHARERLAS; from the coding sequence ATGGTCCGGTTGCCGCTCACTCCCGCAGAGGTCGAGCGCGGTCAGCGCCTCGGCGCCCTCCTGCGCCAGGCCAGGGGCGAGCGCTCGATGCTCGTCACCGCGCTGGACGCGGGTGTCTCGCCGGAGACCCTCCGGAAGATCGAGTCCGGTCGCGTGGCCACCCCCGCCTTCCCGACCATCGCGGCCATCGCCGACGTTCTCGGCCTCTCCCTCGACGCCGTGTGGGCGGAGATCAACCAGGCGGACGGCGCCGCCGGTCCCGCGAGGTCGGGCCGCCACGCCCGCGAGCGGCTGGCCTCGTAG
- a CDS encoding ABC transporter permease, whose translation MNKHFLDDTAVLLGRSLRHIARSPDTIITTAIMPIAFLLLFVYVFGGAIETGSDSYVNYLLPGILLITIASGISYTAYRLFLDLQGGIFERFQSMPIARSAVLWAHVLTSLVANLISLVVVIGVALLIGFRTGAGVLAWLAVAGILVLFTLALTWIAVIPGLTAKSVDGASAFSYPLVFLPFISSAFVPTGSMPGPVRAFAEHQPVTSIVNAIRDLYTEQKVGTDIWIALGWCVGILVVAYVFAGVTYRRRIS comes from the coding sequence ATGAACAAGCACTTCCTCGACGACACCGCCGTGCTCCTGGGGCGTTCGCTGCGGCACATCGCCCGCAGCCCGGACACCATCATCACCACGGCGATCATGCCGATCGCCTTCCTGCTGCTGTTCGTCTACGTCTTCGGCGGCGCCATCGAGACCGGGTCCGACTCGTACGTGAACTACCTGCTGCCCGGCATCCTGCTCATCACGATCGCGTCGGGCATCTCCTACACCGCCTACCGGCTGTTCCTGGACCTGCAGGGCGGCATCTTCGAACGGTTCCAGTCCATGCCGATCGCCCGGTCCGCCGTGCTGTGGGCGCACGTCCTGACCTCGCTGGTCGCCAACCTGATCTCGCTCGTGGTGGTGATCGGAGTCGCCCTCCTCATCGGCTTCCGCACCGGGGCGGGGGTCCTGGCGTGGCTCGCGGTCGCCGGGATCCTGGTCCTGTTCACCCTGGCGCTGACCTGGATCGCCGTGATCCCCGGACTCACGGCGAAGTCGGTCGACGGCGCGAGCGCGTTCTCCTACCCGCTCGTCTTCCTGCCGTTCATCAGCTCGGCCTTCGTGCCCACGGGCTCCATGCCCGGCCCGGTGCGCGCGTTCGCCGAGCACCAGCCGGTCACCTCCATCGTCAACGCGATCCGGGACCTGTACACCGAGCAGAAGGTCGGCACCGACATCTGGATCGCCCTCGGCTGGTGCGTCGGCATTCTCGTCGTGGCCTACGTGTTCGCCGGCGTCACCTACCGTCGCCGGATCTCCTGA
- a CDS encoding ABC transporter ATP-binding protein: MSIPPTEPQVEQPAIRVRGLEKSFKQVTVLRGVDVDVARGSIFALLGSNGAGKTTMVKILSTLLKADAGTARVNGFDVATQAADVRESISLTGQFAAVDQVLSGRENLVLVARLRHLKDPGAIADDLLRRFSLTEAGNRRVATYSGGMRRRLDIAMSLIGNPPVIFLDEPTTGLDPEARIEVWQAVRELARGGTTVLLTTQYLDEAEQLADRIAILHEGRIIVNGTLDELKRLLPPAEIEYVEKQPTLEDVFLTLVGAATDKEQR; encoded by the coding sequence ATGAGCATCCCCCCAACGGAACCTCAGGTCGAGCAGCCCGCGATACGCGTGCGAGGCCTGGAGAAGTCGTTCAAGCAGGTCACGGTGCTGCGCGGCGTGGACGTCGACGTGGCACGGGGCAGCATCTTCGCTCTGCTCGGCTCGAACGGGGCCGGCAAGACCACGATGGTGAAGATCCTGTCCACGCTGCTCAAGGCCGACGCCGGGACCGCCCGCGTCAACGGCTTCGACGTCGCGACACAGGCCGCCGACGTGCGCGAGTCCATCAGCCTCACCGGGCAGTTCGCGGCGGTCGACCAGGTCCTCAGCGGCCGGGAGAACCTCGTCCTGGTCGCCAGGCTGCGGCACCTCAAGGACCCGGGTGCCATCGCCGACGACCTGCTGCGGCGCTTCTCGCTGACCGAGGCGGGCAACCGGCGGGTGGCGACGTACTCCGGAGGCATGCGCCGCCGCCTCGACATCGCGATGAGCCTCATCGGGAACCCGCCGGTCATCTTCCTCGACGAGCCGACGACCGGGCTGGACCCGGAGGCGCGCATCGAGGTGTGGCAGGCCGTCCGGGAACTCGCCCGGGGCGGCACGACGGTGCTGCTCACCACCCAGTACCTCGACGAGGCGGAGCAGCTCGCCGACCGCATCGCGATCCTCCACGAGGGCCGGATCATCGTGAACGGCACCCTCGACGAGCTCAAGCGGCTCCTGCCACCGGCCGAAATCGAGTACGTCGAGAAGCAACCGACCCTCGAAGACGTCTTCCTCACCCTCGTCGGCGCCGCAACGGACAAGGAACAGCGATGA
- a CDS encoding PadR family transcriptional regulator → MVAADRSDDAAERHAQLLRGCLDMCLLALLSAEPAHGYELVRRLDTAGFGTVSYGTVYPLITRLHRLGLVTNVLQSSPSGPPRKVYRLTDAGRDRLHAWREQWAQFAGVVNATLAIRPPNPGDDHEHVDAGR, encoded by the coding sequence ATGGTAGCGGCAGATCGATCTGATGACGCGGCGGAGCGGCATGCGCAGCTGCTGCGCGGCTGCCTGGACATGTGCCTGCTTGCGCTGCTTTCCGCCGAGCCGGCCCACGGCTACGAGCTCGTCCGCCGACTCGACACCGCCGGATTCGGAACGGTCAGCTACGGCACCGTCTACCCGTTGATCACCCGCCTGCACCGCTTGGGGCTCGTCACCAATGTGCTGCAGTCCAGTCCCAGCGGCCCACCCCGCAAGGTCTATCGGCTCACCGACGCCGGCCGCGATCGTCTGCACGCCTGGCGCGAGCAGTGGGCTCAGTTCGCCGGCGTCGTGAACGCGACCCTCGCCATCCGTCCACCGAACCCAGGAGACGACCATGAGCACGTCGACGCCGGCCGTTGA